The Alicyclobacillus vulcanalis DNA segment GTACGGTTATGGCGGGTACGGGCTCGGGCACATGTTCTTGAATGGGTTGTTTCACGGGCTTGGCTTCGGCATCGGCTACGGCATCGGGCGCCACATTCCTTTCACGCTCCTCCTGCTCATCGCCATCGTGGCGCTCGTCTGGTGGCTTGCGCGCAGGCGCTGAGGGCCTCGAGCCCCATCGGGCGCGAGACCCTCGCTCTCTACAGAACCACCTTCACGAGGGAAGGCGCGCCTCGAGCTCGCGGAGAGCGTCCTGCACCTTCGGCATCAGTTCCTCCAAGGTCGACGCCTCAAACGGCGAACGCAGCCCCGCCTCGTTCACCAATTCGAGAAACGATCGACTTCCGCCCAGGCTGCACAAGCGAAGGTAGGACGACCAGGCCGCTTCGCGGTTTTCTTGCATCCAGATGAAGTACTGAAGCGCGCACACCTGCGCGAGTGCGTAGTCGATGTAATAGAACGGGTAATTGTAGATGTGAAGCTGGCGCTGCCAGAAGCCGCCCTCCTCGAGGTAGGGAAAGCCCTCGTAAAACCCATCGCTCCTGCCCAGATAGATTCGCTCGAGTTCCCGCCACTTGGCCTTCCGCTCGGCCGGTGTGAGCGCCGGGTGCTCGTAGACCACGTGTTGGAACTCGTCGACCGCCGCCATGTACGCGATGGATGCCACTGAGTCGGCGAGGTGGGTGTAGAAAAACTTGTCCGCATCCTCCTGGAAAAACAAAGGCATCCAAGGCCAGGTGAAAAATTCCATGCTCATGGAGTCGATCTCGGCCGCTTCGGACGTCGGGAAGAAGTACTCGGGCAGCTTCATGTCGCGCGACTGGTACGCTTGAAACGCGTGTCCCGCCTCGTGCGTGAGCACGGTGACGTCGCCCAGCGTGCCGTTGAAGTTGGCGAAGATGAAGGGCGCCTTGAAGTTCGGGATGAACGTGCAGTATCCGCCCACGCGCTTTCCGTCGCGGCTGAGGAGGTCCATCAGCTCGTTGTCGACCATGTAGCGGAAAAACGCGTCCGTCTCCGAAGACAGCTCAGCGTACATGCGCCTCCCGTTGTCGAGGATCCACGCCGGATCGCCCTTGGGGCACGGGTTGCCATCGCGAAACTGCAGCGCCGTGTCGTAGATGCGGAGCGCATCCAGCCCGAGGCGCTCGCGCTGCTTCTCGTGCAGCTCGGCGACGAGAGGCACGATGTGTCGGCGAATCGCCTCGCGAAACTGGGCGATCTCCTTGGGACCGTAGTCGGTGCGGTTCATGCGGTCGTAGCCCATCTGCACGAAGTTGTCGTAGCCCAGTTTCTGCGCCATCGCGGTGCGCATGCGGACGAGATCGTCGTAGATGCGGTCGAACTCGTCGCCGTGTTCTGCAAAGAAGCCGAACATCGCCTGGGCGGCGTTGCGTCTCGTGTCGCGATCTGTCGACTGCGTGAAGGTCGCCATCTGACTGAGGTTGTACGTTTCGCCTGCGAACGAGATGCGCGCGCTCGCCACCAGTTGGTTGTAGTCGGTCACGCGGGCATTGACCCGTTGCATGTCCTGCACAACGGCATCGCCGAACGATCTCGTCTGCACTTCGGCGAGCCGAAACCACTGACGGCCGAGTCGCTCCTCCAAGGCGGGCCGATGGGGAGACGCGATGAGCGCCTGCCGGAGCCGCGTCTCAAGCGCTTCCACTTCGGGTGAGGCCTCGTCGAAAAACGCCTTCTCCGCCTTGTAGAACTCGTCCCTCGTGTCCACGGAGTTGCGGATGAAGGCGAGTTCGAACATGGTTTGAAAATCCATGCGCAACCGATTCACTTCCTGAATGGCGTCGAGGGCCGCGTCGGCGGTGGTCGCAGCCTCGAATTCGTCGATGAGGCGCGACACGCTGCGTTTGAGCGCATCCAGGTCCGGCCGCTGGTACTTCATTTCGGAGAATTTCATGGCGTCCTCTCCCACTCGTCAGAAATGTTCGTCCGCTCAAGAATACCATAAATGGGCGTATCCGAAAGGTGCCGAGCCGTGCTACACTGTTGCCACAACCGACCGAATCGCAATGTGATAGGAGATGACTATGAAAGCGCTCTCTTCCGATGAACGTTGGCGCAAGCCAGCGATCTATCTTTTGAATGTGACCCTGTACACGCGGTTTCGCGAGACGTTGGCGCTTTTTCCAGGCGATGTGCCCGTATTCATCAATCGAAAAGTCGAGGCGCGTTATCCGAATGAGCTTCGGCCGCGCCGCGTGCACCTGATCGACGCCGAGCGGCCCATCACGCTGAAACCGCTGATGGATGCGCTCTCCACGGGTGCAGCGCTGGTCGCCCTCGACACGGATCAGCGCGGCTTTCAGGCGGTGGCCCGTTACGCCACGGAA contains these protein-coding regions:
- a CDS encoding M3 family oligoendopeptidase produces the protein MKFSEMKYQRPDLDALKRSVSRLIDEFEAATTADAALDAIQEVNRLRMDFQTMFELAFIRNSVDTRDEFYKAEKAFFDEASPEVEALETRLRQALIASPHRPALEERLGRQWFRLAEVQTRSFGDAVVQDMQRVNARVTDYNQLVASARISFAGETYNLSQMATFTQSTDRDTRRNAAQAMFGFFAEHGDEFDRIYDDLVRMRTAMAQKLGYDNFVQMGYDRMNRTDYGPKEIAQFREAIRRHIVPLVAELHEKQRERLGLDALRIYDTALQFRDGNPCPKGDPAWILDNGRRMYAELSSETDAFFRYMVDNELMDLLSRDGKRVGGYCTFIPNFKAPFIFANFNGTLGDVTVLTHEAGHAFQAYQSRDMKLPEYFFPTSEAAEIDSMSMEFFTWPWMPLFFQEDADKFFYTHLADSVASIAYMAAVDEFQHVVYEHPALTPAERKAKWRELERIYLGRSDGFYEGFPYLEEGGFWQRQLHIYNYPFYYIDYALAQVCALQYFIWMQENREAAWSSYLRLCSLGGSRSFLELVNEAGLRSPFEASTLEELMPKVQDALRELEARLPS